A single region of the Brassica rapa cultivar Chiifu-401-42 chromosome A03, CAAS_Brap_v3.01, whole genome shotgun sequence genome encodes:
- the LOC103859639 gene encoding phosphatidylcholine:diacylglycerol cholinephosphotransferase 1 isoform X2, whose translation MENIVKKTDDCYTNGNGGVERSKASFLTWTMRDAVYVARYHWIPCFFAVGVLFFMGVEYTLQMVPAKSEPFDIGFVATRSLNRVLASSPDLNTLLAALNTVFVAMQTTYIVWTWLMEGRPRATISACFMFTCRGILGYSTQLPLPQDFLGSGVDFPVGNVSFFLFYSGHVAGSMIASLDMRRMQRLRLAMLFDILNILQSIRLLGTRGHYTIDLAVGVGAGILFDSLAGKYEEMMSKRHNLANGFSLISKDSLVN comes from the exons ATGGAGAACATTGTCAAGAAAACCGACGACTGCTACACCAACGGCAACGGAGGAGTAGAGAGAAGCAAAGCCTCGTTTCTGACATGGACCATGCGTGACGCTGTCTACGTAGCGAGATACCATTGGATACCGTGTTTCTTTGCGGTCGGAGTTCTGTTCTTTATGGGGGTTGAGTACACGCTCCAGATGGTTCCGGCGAAGTCTGAGCCGTTCGATATTGGGTTTGTGGCCACGCGCTCTCTGAACCGCGTCTTGGCGAGTTCACCGGATCTTAACACCCTTTTAGCGGCTCTAAACACG GTATTCGTAGCGATGCAGACGACGTATATTGTATGGACATGGTTGATGGAAGGAAGACCACGAGCCACTATCTCGGCTTGCTTCATGTTTACTTGTCGCGGCATTCTTGGTTACTCTACTCAGCTCCCTCTACCACAG GATTTTTTAGGATCAGGAGTTGATTTTCCGGTGGGAAACGTCTCATTCTTCCTCTTCTATTCTGGCCACGTAGCCGGTTCAATGATCGCATCCTTGGACATGAGGAGAATGCAGAGGTTGAGACTAGCGATGCTTTTTGACATCCTCAACATATTACAATCGATCAGACTGCTCGGGACGAGAGGACACTACACGATCGATCTTGCGGTCGGAGTTGGCGCTGGGATTCTCTTTGACTCATTGGCCGGGAAGTACGAAGAGATGATGAGCAAGAGACACAATTTAGCCAATGGTTTTAGTTTGATTTCTAAAGACTCGCTAGTCAAttaa
- the LOC103859644 gene encoding probable lipid desaturase ADS3.2, chloroplastic, translating to MAIHLLYSYPALSFHPSTYNYPISFYTIHFNSFYYIHSNYVAVTAMRVYIVSHWYASKGINLNNPKPYMASLSTTLKPLASFSPFVKQRNPNSNSNALFTYHTPNSTNYMLSKRGGSVAHKKLTFVAVHDAPDQVESFSRIPFSEVVVAREKKPFWKRSWKLGEVFKLSRYVVVHLLSLWAPFHFSWAAFRLFFWLVIIKGICITLSYHRNLSHRSFDLPKWLEYLFAYGGVLAFQGDPIEWVSNHRYHHKYCETQRDPHSPIQGFWYSHVTWIFDTGSILKKCGGYENVSDLLRQPFYRFLQRTFGLHQIAFGLLLYFCGGMPFLAWGLGVATVVRSHTTFLVNSVCHIWGTRAWNTPDFSKNNWWVAIITFGEGWHNNHHAFEFSARHGLEWWQLDVTWYLIRFLKAIGLATNVKLPTEAQKRMARN from the exons ATGGCAATACATTTGTTATATAGTTATCCAGCCCTTTCATTTCATCCCTCAACCTACAACTATCCCATTTCCTTTTATACCATtcattttaattctttttattaCATACATTCAAATTACGTAGCAGTTACAGCCATGCGTGTATATATAGTATCACACTGGTATGCATCTAAAGGCATCAATTTGAACAATCCTAAACCTTATATGGCGTCTCTATCTACAACTCTGAAACCGCTAGCTTCCTTTTCACCATTTGTTAAACAACGTAACCCCAACAGTAATAGTAATGCCTTGTTCACTTATCACACACCCAACTCCACAAACTACATGTTGTCCAAACGAGGAGGGTCCGTGGCTCACAAGAAACTCACGTTCGTGGCTGTTCATGATGCACCAGATCAGGTCGAGAGCTTTTCTAGAATACCCTTTTCGGAGGTCGTGGTAGCGAGAGAGAAGAAGCCATTTTGGAAAAGAAGTTGGAAGCTTGGAGAAGTGTTCAAATTATCCCGATACGTTGTGGTGCATTTGCTGAGCCTCTGGGCTCCATTTCACTTCAGTTGGGCGGCGTTTCGGCTTTTCTTTTGGCTCGTTATCATCAAGGGAATCTGCATCACATTGTCTTATCATAGGAATCTTTCGCACCGAAGTTTCGATCTACCGAAATGGCTTGAGTATCTCTTTGCATATGGAGGTGTTCTGGCTTTTCAG GGAGACCCGATAGAGTGGGTGAGCAACCATCGGTACCATCATAAGTATTGTGAGACACAACGTGACCCACACAGCCCTATACAAGGGTTTTGGTATAGTCACGTGACTTGGATATTTGATACCGGTTCTATCCTCAAAAAG TGTGGTGGATATGAGAATGTAAGTGACCTATTGAGGCAGCCCTTCTATAGGTTCCTTCAGCGAACCTTCGGTTTGCATCAAATAGCTTTTGGCCTTCTCCTCTATTTCTGTGGAGGCATGCCCTTCCTCGCATGGGGACTT GGTGTGGCAACCGTGGTTCGATCCCACACAACTTTTCTGGTGAATTCAGTTTGCCATATATGGGGAACGCGAGCTTGGAATACACCTGACTTCTCCAAAAACAACTG GTGGGTAGCGATTATAACATTCGGCGAAGGATGGCATAACAATCATCATGCGTTCGAGTTCTCGGCTAGGCATGGACTTGAGTGGTGGCAACTCGACGTTACTTGGTATCTCATTAGGTTTCTTAAAGCTATTGGTTTGGCCACTAACGTTAAGTTACCTACCGAAGCTCAGAAGAGAATGGCTCGTAATTAG
- the LOC103859643 gene encoding probable lipid desaturase ADS3.2, chloroplastic: MVSLCTTLKPLSPFSPFVKQGNLNYTSALLTYRTSNSANSFLPKRGGTVAVHDAPDQVESSCRIPLTEVVAVRKKSAFWERSWSSRDVRNVVVLGGVHLLSLFAPLYFSWAAFRLFVCLHLTIGMCIALCYHRNLSHRSFDLPKWLEFIFAYGGILAFQGDPIEWVSNHRYHHKHCDTQRDPHSPTQGFWFGHFTWLFDSGSILKKCGGEENVNDLVREPFYRFLQRTLPLHLIAYGFLLYICGGMPYLVWGIGVATVVRLHGTLLVNSVCHTWGTRAWNTPDVSKNNWWAAIITIGEGWHNNHHAFEFSARVGLEWWQLDVTWCLICFLEAIGLATNVKSPTEAQKKIMSLV; this comes from the exons ATGGTGTCTCTATGTACAACACTCAAACCGCTTTCTCCTTTTTCACCATTTGTTAAACAAGGTAACCTTAACTATACTAGTGCCTTGTTGACTTATCGAACATCCAACTCTGCAAACTCATTTTTGCCCAAACGAGGAGGAACCGTAGCTGTTCATGATGCACCGGACCAGGTCGAGAGCTCCTGCAGAATACCCTTGACGGAGGTTGTGGCCGTGAGAAAGAAGAGTGCATTTTGGGAAAGGAGTTGGAGTTCTAGGGACGTGAGAAATGTAGTCGTATTGGGTGGTGTCCATTTGCTGAGCCTCTTCGCTCCATTGTACTTCAGTTGGGCGGCTTTTAGGCTTTTTGTTTGCCTCCATCTCACCATTGGGATGTGCATCGCCTTGTGTTATCATAGGAATCTTTCTCACCGAAGTTTCGATCTACCAAAATGGCTCGAGTTTATCTTCGCTTATGGTGGCATTCTTGCTTTTCAG GGAGACCCAATAGAGTGGGTGAGCAACCATCGGTACCATCATAAACATTGTGATACACAACGTGACCCACACAGCCCTACACAAGGGTTTTGGTTTGGTCACTTCACTTGGTTATTTGATTCCGGTTCTATCCTCAAAAAG TGTGGTGGAGAGGAGAATGTAAATGACCTTGTGAGGGAGCCCTTCTATCGGTTTCTTCAGCGAACCTTACCTTTGCATCTGATAGCTTATGGCTTTCTCCTCTATATTTGTGGAGGGATGCCCTACCTCGTCTGGGGAATT GGTGTGGCAACTGTAGTTCGACTCCACGGGACTCTTCTGGTGAACTCAGTTTGCCATACATGGGGAACACGAGCTTGGAACACACCTGACGTCTCCAAAAACAATTG GTGGGCAGCGATTATAACAATTGGAGAGGGATGGCATAACAACCATCATGCGTTTGAGTTCTCGGCCAGGGTGGGACTCGAGTGGTGGCAGCTTGACGTTACTTGGTGTCTCATTTGTTTTCTCGAGGCTATTGGTTTGGCCACTAATGTAAAGTCACCTACTGAAGCTCAAAAGAAGATAATGTCCTTGGTCTGA
- the LOC103859642 gene encoding palmitoyl-monogalactosyldiacylglycerol delta-7 desaturase, chloroplastic — protein MASLLTSPLTKPKPFCLSSSTRILTTSPSLNFTRVSFTHSQKLAPFKLPSLLSAFSEKSQKRDVTASAADRESGDYRRIMLSDVMVKKKKDENPWWEREWSPMDFGAVAVVLSMHVLSLLAPFHFNWRAVWVAFGLYVVTGLLGVTLSFHRNLSHKSFKLPKWLEYLFAYFGAQALQGNPIDWVSTHRYHHQFCDSDRDPHSPLDGFWFSHMNWMFDANTITQRVGERNNVGDLEKQPFYQFLRSTYIWHPLALAVALYALGGFPFVVWGMGVRIVWVYHITWLVNSACHVWGEQAWNTGDLSKNNWMVAALAFGEGWHNNHHAFEFSARHGLEWWQLDMTWYVVRFLQAIGLATDVKLPSEAQKQRMTLTND, from the exons ATGGCTTCTCTTTTGACTTCTCCTTTAACAAAGCCCAAGCCTTTCTGCCTTTCTTCATCTACACGAATACTAACAACATCACCGTCCTTAAACTTCACCAGAGTCTCATTCACCCACAGCCAAAAGCTCGCTCCTTTCAAGCTCCCGAGTCTCCTCTCCGCATTCTCCGAAAAGAGTCAGAAACGAGATGTCACCGCATCAGCAGCGGATAGGGAGTCGGGAGATTACAGAAGGATAATGCTGTCCGATgtgatggtgaagaagaagaaggatgagAACCCTTGGTGGGAAAGAGAATGGTCACCGATGGACTTTGGAGCTGTTGCTGTGGTGTTGTCAATGCATGTGCTTAGCTTGTTGGCTCCGTTTCATTTCAACTGGAGAGCTGTTTGGGTTGCTTTTGGGCTTTATGTCGTTACTGGGCTTCTGGGTGTTACTCTATCTTTCCATAGGAATCTCTCTCATAAAAGCTTCAAGCTTCCTAAATGGCTTGAGTACTTGTTTGCTTATTTTGGAGCTCAAGCTCTTCAG GGGAACCCTATTGATTGGGTGAGTACACATAGGTACCATCATCAGTTCTGTGATTCAGACAGAGATCCTCATAGTCCGCTTGATGGGTTTTGGTTTAGTCACATGAATTGGATGTTTGATGCCAATACTATCACGCAAAGG gTTGGTGAGCGGAATAATGTTGGAGATTTAGAGAAGCAGCCTTTCTATCAGTTCCTTAGATCTACTTACATTTGGCATCCCTTGGCTCTAGCTGTTGCTCTATACGCATTGGGAGGCTTCCCTTTCGTTGTTTGGGGAATG GGTGTAAGAATAGTATGGGTGTATCATATAACTTGGCTAGTGAACTCAGCTTGTCATGTATGGGGGGAACAAGCATGGAACACTGGAGATTTGTCTAAGAACAACTG GATGGTAGCAGCTCTTGCGTTTGGAGAAGGATGGCACAACAATCACCACGCTTTCGAGTTCTCGGCTCGACATGGCCTAGAATGGTGGCAACTTGATATGACTTGGTATGTGGTTAGATTCCTCCAAGCTATTGGTTTAGCAACCGATGTTAAGCTGCCTTCAGAAGCTCAGAAACAACGAATGACATTGACCAACGACTAA
- the LOC103859641 gene encoding uncharacterized protein LOC103859641, whose protein sequence is MAAAANTAAIFASPLKPLSSKSSLLYSSTISPLQRRYPTRKLDLQVIKAVATTLAPLEEIKEYKLPSWAMFEMGKAPVYWKTMNGLPPTAGEKLKLFYNPAATELTPNEDYGVAFNGGFNQPIMCGGEPRAMLKKDRGKADSPIYTMQICIPKHAVNLIFSFTNGVDWDGPYRLQFQVPKRWQNKPIEFFNEGLANELNQDGACERAIFPDSNIVATRCTMIANLTVEGGDRCNLDLVPGCMDTNSEHFNPLANVDDGSCPLELSDSDE, encoded by the exons ATGGCTGCAGCCGCTAACACCGCCGCTATTTTCGCCTCTCCTTTGAAGCCTTTATCCTCTAAAAGCAGTCTTT tgtacAGTTCAACGATTAGTCCACTACAAAGGAGATATCCAACGAGGAAGCTTGATCTCCAAGTAATTAAAGCTGTTGCCACGACTCTTGCACCCCTCGAAGAGATCAAAGA ATATAAGCTTCCTTCATGGGCAATGTTTGAGATGGGGAAAGCTCCAGTGTACTGGAAAACCATGAACGGTCTTCCTCCAACCGCA GGTGAAAAGTTGAAACTTTTCTATAATCCAGCTGCAACTGAACTCACTCCTAACGAGGACTATGGGGTTGCTTTTAACG GAGGTTTTAACCAACCAATCATGTGTGGTGGGGAACCAAGAGCAATGCTTAAAAAAGATAGAGGCAAAGCTGATTCTCCCATTTATACTATGCAGATTTGCATTCCTAAGCACG CTGTGAATTTGATATTCTCGTTCACCAATGGTGTCGATTGGGACGGTCCATACAGACTTCAGTTCCAAGTCCCTAAGAGATGGCAAAACAAACCTATTGAGTTCTTCAATGAG GGTCTAGCGAATGAGTTGAATCAAGATGGAGCCTGTGAGAGAGCAATATTTCCTGACTCCAACATTGTTGCGACACGGTGCACAATGATTGCCAACTTGACGGTCGAAGGA GGAGATAGATGCAATCTAGATCTTGTTCCTGGGTGCATGGATACAAATTCAGAACATTTCAACCCGTTGGCTAATGTTGATGATGGTTCTTGCCCCCTCGAGTTATCTGATTCTGATGAATAG
- the LOC103859638 gene encoding protein LURP-one-related 12: MELVEEMGEKRVVVDKAYIYEEDKPLTVCKTSLFYTGDGFAAYDCHGDIIFRVDSYGPDTRDNDEFVLMDVAGKCLLTVKRKRPTLHQRWEGFLGERSDGQKPIFSVRRSSIIGRCTMEVEVYDGTGEEYTIDGDFSQRSCLIYDTNKRTVAEIKRKVDASTNVMLGRDVFTLEIKPGFDGAFVMGLVLVLDQINGDDPVEIGDEQVHPFVED; this comes from the exons atggaaTTAGTTGAAGAGATGGGTGAAAAAAGAGTTGTGGTGGACAAAGCATATATCTACGAAGAAGACAAACCACTTACTGTCTGCAAAACCTCTCTTTTCTACACTGGTGATGGCTTCGCCGCCTACGACTGTCACGGCGATATCATCTTTAGGGTCGATTCATACGGACCCGACACAAGAGATAACGACGAGTTTGTTCTCATGGATGTCGCCGGAAAGTGTCTCCTCACCGTTAAACGAAAG AGACCAACTCTGCACCAAAGATGGGAAGGTTTTCTCGGGGAGAGATCAGACGGTCAGAAACCAATATTCAGTGTCCGAAGATCGTCAATAATCGGACGGTGCACGATGGAAGTAGAGGTTTACGACGGAACAGGAGAAGAGTACACCATAGATGGTGACTTCTCGCAACGTAGCTGCCTCATATACGACACGAATAAGCGAACTGTGGCTGAGATCAAACGCAAAGTGGACGCGTCAACGAACGTGATGCTTGGACGAGATGTGTTCACTCTCGAGATTAAACCTGGTTTCGACGGGGCTTTCGTGATGGGTTTGGTCCTTGTGCTTGACCAGATCAACGGTGATGATCCAGTTGAGATTGGTGATGAACAGGTGCACCCTTTTGTTGAGGACTAG
- the LOC103859639 gene encoding phosphatidylcholine:diacylglycerol cholinephosphotransferase 1 isoform X1, which yields MSTNTVVPLRRRSNGYHTNGVAFNGMENIVKKTDDCYTNGNGGVERSKASFLTWTMRDAVYVARYHWIPCFFAVGVLFFMGVEYTLQMVPAKSEPFDIGFVATRSLNRVLASSPDLNTLLAALNTVFVAMQTTYIVWTWLMEGRPRATISACFMFTCRGILGYSTQLPLPQDFLGSGVDFPVGNVSFFLFYSGHVAGSMIASLDMRRMQRLRLAMLFDILNILQSIRLLGTRGHYTIDLAVGVGAGILFDSLAGKYEEMMSKRHNLANGFSLISKDSLVN from the exons ATGTCAACTAATACCGTCGTCCCTCTCCGTCGCAGATCTAACGGATATCACACTAACGGCGTGGCCTTTAACGGAATGGAGAACATTGTCAAGAAAACCGACGACTGCTACACCAACGGCAACGGAGGAGTAGAGAGAAGCAAAGCCTCGTTTCTGACATGGACCATGCGTGACGCTGTCTACGTAGCGAGATACCATTGGATACCGTGTTTCTTTGCGGTCGGAGTTCTGTTCTTTATGGGGGTTGAGTACACGCTCCAGATGGTTCCGGCGAAGTCTGAGCCGTTCGATATTGGGTTTGTGGCCACGCGCTCTCTGAACCGCGTCTTGGCGAGTTCACCGGATCTTAACACCCTTTTAGCGGCTCTAAACACG GTATTCGTAGCGATGCAGACGACGTATATTGTATGGACATGGTTGATGGAAGGAAGACCACGAGCCACTATCTCGGCTTGCTTCATGTTTACTTGTCGCGGCATTCTTGGTTACTCTACTCAGCTCCCTCTACCACAG GATTTTTTAGGATCAGGAGTTGATTTTCCGGTGGGAAACGTCTCATTCTTCCTCTTCTATTCTGGCCACGTAGCCGGTTCAATGATCGCATCCTTGGACATGAGGAGAATGCAGAGGTTGAGACTAGCGATGCTTTTTGACATCCTCAACATATTACAATCGATCAGACTGCTCGGGACGAGAGGACACTACACGATCGATCTTGCGGTCGGAGTTGGCGCTGGGATTCTCTTTGACTCATTGGCCGGGAAGTACGAAGAGATGATGAGCAAGAGACACAATTTAGCCAATGGTTTTAGTTTGATTTCTAAAGACTCGCTAGTCAAttaa